The Chitinophagaceae bacterium genome has a window encoding:
- a CDS encoding superoxide dismutase, with protein sequence MTSFNRRKFIRNGFVASIGSFVGFNLLFSNSSIASINSHHLRYDDLKYPFKLTDLKYGFEAIEPVIDKKTMEIHYKRHHQGYVNNFNNAVKDHNLQDQSLQSILNQISKYGDAMRNNGGGHYNHDLFWKTIKRPDANNKPSSTFTEILSNAFDSFDNFKETFEAAAMQRFGSGWAWLYLDENKHLKVGSSPNQDNPLMDLSPIRGIPILGLDVWEHAYYLQYQNRRADYTKNFWQIVNWQEVEKRYTEITGKGR encoded by the coding sequence ATGACAAGTTTTAACAGAAGAAAATTTATTAGAAATGGATTTGTAGCATCCATTGGTAGTTTTGTTGGATTTAATTTATTATTCAGTAATTCATCGATAGCTTCTATCAATAGTCATCATCTAAGATATGATGATTTAAAATATCCCTTTAAATTAACCGATTTAAAATATGGTTTCGAAGCCATAGAGCCGGTTATAGACAAAAAAACCATGGAGATACATTACAAAAGACATCACCAAGGTTACGTTAATAATTTCAATAATGCTGTCAAAGACCATAATTTACAAGATCAATCGCTTCAAAGTATTTTAAATCAGATTTCAAAGTATGGAGATGCAATGCGTAATAATGGCGGCGGCCACTATAATCATGATTTATTTTGGAAAACAATCAAAAGACCGGATGCAAATAATAAGCCGAGCAGCACTTTTACAGAAATTCTATCAAATGCTTTTGATTCCTTTGATAATTTTAAAGAAACATTTGAGGCTGCTGCCATGCAAAGATTTGGTTCCGGTTGGGCCTGGTTGTATTTAGATGAAAATAAACATTTAAAAGTCGGATCTTCTCCGAATCAGGATAATCCATTAATGGATCTTTCTCCTATCAGAGGCATACCTATTTTAGGGCTTGATGTTTGGGAGCATGCTTATTATCTTCAATATCAAAACCGAAGAGCTGATTATACCAAAAATTTCTGGCAAATTGTAAACTGGCAAGAGGTAGAAAAAAGATATACAGAAATTACCGGAAAGGGTCGATAG
- a CDS encoding alpha/beta hydrolase, translating into MKKYKELYIDSNDGLKLFCRCFIPEIKPKKVVIIVHGLGEHSGRYEEFIRALNKENYGVYSYDQRGHGVSDGQRGHSPDFNSLLNDLDRVFDAVIAESKPEQIFLFGHSMGGNVAANYLLKRKNDLIKASILSSPWIELAFEPPAYMLFLAKSVGRIFPSFSQSTKLDVHALSKQSEEVKKYIEDPLVHDKITAGAYLEIFGAGKNILLNADKLNIPILLMHGKKDKITSFESSKKVASANVGKVKFLEFENGYHELLHDEEKTDFTKEVIEFLKSV; encoded by the coding sequence ATGAAAAAATATAAAGAGTTATATATAGATTCCAATGACGGACTTAAATTGTTTTGTCGCTGTTTTATCCCAGAGATAAAGCCAAAAAAAGTCGTCATAATTGTCCACGGATTGGGAGAACATTCCGGAAGATACGAAGAGTTTATTAGAGCTTTAAATAAAGAAAATTATGGAGTGTATTCTTATGATCAAAGAGGCCATGGAGTTTCTGATGGTCAAAGAGGACATTCGCCGGACTTCAATTCATTGTTAAATGATTTGGACAGAGTTTTTGATGCTGTAATTGCTGAAAGCAAACCGGAGCAAATTTTTCTTTTTGGTCATAGTATGGGAGGTAATGTGGCTGCAAATTATTTATTAAAAAGAAAAAATGATTTGATAAAAGCCTCTATACTCTCTTCACCGTGGATAGAGCTAGCTTTTGAGCCACCGGCTTATATGTTATTTTTGGCTAAATCAGTTGGGAGGATTTTTCCTTCTTTTTCACAATCCACAAAATTAGATGTACATGCGCTTTCAAAACAAAGTGAAGAGGTGAAGAAATATATAGAAGATCCTCTTGTACATGATAAAATAACTGCAGGAGCTTATCTTGAAATATTTGGTGCCGGAAAAAATATCCTTTTAAATGCGGATAAACTGAATATTCCAATTCTCTTAATGCATGGCAAAAAAGATAAAATCACTTCCTTTGAATCTTCTAAAAAAGTTGCCTCTGCAAATGTCGGAAAGGTAAAGTTCTTAGAGTTTGAAAATGGATACCATGAACTTTTACACGATGAGGAGAAAACAGATTTCACCAAAGAAGTTATAGAGTTCTTAAAATCAGTGTAG